The Candidatus Phaeomarinobacter ectocarpi genome includes a region encoding these proteins:
- a CDS encoding TIGR02300 family protein, with translation MPKPEWGTKQICPECGAKFYDFKKDPIHCPKCEHEWPQAAPPKPRRGAKAKAQPAEAEKPAEEAEAEDDEDEIEDDGTESLDEVASGEKKTSRKRKPGLDEDGDDDDDDDDEDLPDLGDDDIDTDLEEDDDEDTFLSDDDDDEDDDLSDVIPTGKGDDD, from the coding sequence GTGCCAAAGCCCGAATGGGGAACGAAGCAGATTTGCCCGGAATGCGGGGCAAAGTTCTACGACTTCAAAAAAGATCCCATCCATTGTCCAAAATGCGAACACGAGTGGCCGCAGGCAGCGCCGCCCAAGCCGCGTCGTGGCGCCAAGGCGAAGGCTCAGCCTGCCGAGGCTGAAAAGCCTGCGGAAGAGGCCGAGGCTGAGGACGACGAGGACGAAATTGAGGATGACGGCACGGAAAGCCTCGATGAGGTTGCGTCTGGCGAGAAAAAGACATCTCGCAAGCGCAAGCCCGGGCTTGATGAAGATGGCGACGATGATGATGACGATGACGACGAAGATCTGCCTGACCTGGGCGACGACGACATCGACACGGACCTCGAAGAAGATGACGACGAGGACACGTTCCTCTCCGATGATGATGACGATGAGGACGACGATCTGTCCGACGTGATCCCCACCGGCAAGGGCGACGACGACTAG